The proteins below are encoded in one region of Apium graveolens cultivar Ventura chromosome 4, ASM990537v1, whole genome shotgun sequence:
- the LOC141719505 gene encoding uncharacterized protein LOC141719505: MVISSYIELGHNPNFVWRSVFDAKKQVIKIEVIRRVGIDMDIDVLNDPRLPCDDNPKITIVHPTFIGATVSSLMLTGGLTWDSDLVRDLFNERDVRLIISITLSSSRVQDVRYRSFEISCLFSVKSTNRHLQETKDECVNIVDFKFWKKLWKLRGPSKVKDMLWRAASNCLSTKTLLHSKHAAIDSLCPLCQEQRETVPHCLLDGRLITAEYEKRNMVAMTCRAIWTTQNNQVWKNTGATIDVGSDRCIKPEGTVLKINVDVTLFTEAQSFSFACVARDSSRMILEAIARCRVDTVNLDMAEAMRVREALI, encoded by the exons ATGGTGATTTCCTCCTATATAGAACTAGGACATAATCCGAACTTTGTTTGGAGAAGTGTCTTTGATGCAAAAAAACAGGTGATTAAAATAGAGGTTATAAGAAGGGTGGGTATTGATATGGACATAGATGTTTTGAATGATCCAAGGCTACCATGTGATGATAATCCGAAGATCACAATTGTGCATCCTACTTTTATTGGCGCTACGGTGTCTTCTCTAATGTTGACTGGAGGTTTAACCTGGGATTCTGACTTGGTACGAGATCTGTTTAATGAGCGGGATGTTAGACTGATTATAAGCATAACCCTTAGTTCAAGTCGTGTTCAGGATGTTAGATATCGGTCCTTTGAGATATCGtgtttattttcagttaagaGCACTAATAGACATCTTCAAGAAACTAAGGACGAGTGTGTAAATATAGTAGATTTTAAGTTTTGGAAAAAGTTATGGAAGCTGCGAGGACCATCGAAGGTGAAGGATATGTTGTGGCGTGCTGCTTCAAATTGTCTATCCACTAAAACTCTCTTGCATTCTAAACATGCAGCGATTGATTCACTGTGTCCTTTATGCCAAGAACAACGAGAGACTGTACCCCACTGCTTG CTGGATGGGAGGCTAATAACAGCTGAATATGAGAAGAGAAATATGGTAGCAATGACTTGTAGGGCTATATGGACAACGCAAAATAATCAAGTGTGGAAGAATACAGGTGCTACAATAGATG TTGGTAGCGATAGGTGCATTAAACCAGAAGGTACAGTTTTAAAGATTAATGTTGATGTAACATTATTTACTGAGGCTCAGAGTTTTAGTTTTGCATGTGTAGCCCGAGATAGTAGTCGGATGATCTTGGAGGCAATAGCGAGATGTAGGGTGGACACCGTAAATTTAGATATGGCTGAGGCAATGAGAGTTAGGGAAGCTTTGATTTAG